In a single window of the Prevotella melaninogenica genome:
- a CDS encoding WbqC family protein has product MVSSDNNNIVNSNKTDIGNLTSPPSEGLGEVLLSSAYFAPIQWYQKLNRYDSCLIEQHDNFVKQTYRNRCVIASANGPQTLSIPVEKFETLKCPMKDVRISDHDNWRHQHWNALLSSYGESPFFEYYEDDIRPFFERKWKYLYDFNWEITLKMCELIDIMPCMRRTDTYQMDVPDGTDDFREIIRPKHPGVDTDFVPRRYYQVYQQKFGFLPNLSILDLLFNEGNESVLYL; this is encoded by the coding sequence ATGGTATCTTCTGATAACAATAATATTGTCAATTCAAATAAGACCGACATTGGTAACTTAACATCCCCTCCTTCGGAGGGGCTTGGGGAGGTCTTACTCTCCTCTGCTTACTTTGCTCCTATTCAATGGTACCAGAAGTTGAACCGCTATGACAGCTGCCTGATAGAGCAACATGATAACTTCGTTAAGCAGACTTACCGCAATCGTTGCGTAATCGCTTCTGCGAATGGTCCGCAGACCCTCTCCATCCCTGTCGAGAAGTTTGAGACTTTGAAGTGTCCGATGAAAGATGTGCGTATCAGCGACCATGATAATTGGCGTCACCAGCACTGGAATGCGCTGCTGTCGTCTTATGGTGAGAGTCCGTTCTTTGAATATTATGAAGACGATATACGCCCGTTCTTTGAGCGGAAATGGAAGTATCTCTATGATTTCAATTGGGAGATAACGCTGAAAATGTGCGAACTTATCGATATTATGCCCTGTATGCGTCGCACAGATACCTATCAAATGGATGTTCCCGATGGAACCGATGATTTCAGAGAGATAATTCGTCCGAAGCATCCGGGTGTCGATACCGACTTTGTTCCTCGTCGTTACTATCAAGTTTATCAACAGAAGTTTGGCTTCCTGCCCAACCTTAGTATTCTTGACTTGCTTTTTAACGAGGGTAATGAGAGTGTACTATACTTATAA
- a CDS encoding S41 family peptidase, translating to MSKYIYLLLFNFITLLPLSAQQGSDSPLRKLQLAEMAIKNFYVDSVNEQKLAEDAIRGMLEKLDPHSTYTDAKETKAMNEPLQGDFEGIGVQFNMIEDTLVVIQPVVNGPSQKVGILAGDRIVSVNDSTIAGVKMARIDIMKMLRGKKGTKVKLGVVRRGVKGVLTFVVTRAKIPIHTINASYMIRPNVGYIRIESFGMKTHDEFMSAVDSLKKKGMKTLLLDLQDNGGGYLQSAVQISNEFLKDNDMIVYTEGRRARRQNFKAIGNGRLQDVKVYVMVNELSASAAEIVTGAIQDNDRGTVVGRRTFGKGLVQRPFDLPDDSMIRLTIAHYYTPSGRCIQKPYTKGDLKDYEMDIEKRFKHGELTNPDSIQFSDSLKYYTIRKHRVVYGGGGIMPDYFVPLDTAKFTRYHRMLATKSIIINAYLKYADANRQTLKAQYSSFDAFNKGYVVPQSLLDEIVAEGKKEKVEPKDAAELKETLPHIALQLKALTARDIWDMNEYFRIWNEQSDIVTKAVELATGK from the coding sequence ATGAGCAAGTATATTTATCTTTTACTGTTTAACTTTATTACGCTTTTACCTTTGTCGGCACAGCAGGGTAGCGATTCTCCTTTGCGGAAGTTGCAGTTGGCAGAGATGGCAATTAAGAACTTCTATGTGGACTCTGTGAACGAGCAGAAGTTGGCGGAGGATGCTATCAGGGGTATGCTCGAGAAGCTTGACCCACATTCTACTTACACCGATGCAAAGGAAACCAAAGCGATGAACGAACCATTGCAGGGCGACTTTGAGGGTATTGGTGTACAGTTTAATATGATTGAGGATACACTTGTCGTTATCCAACCTGTTGTCAACGGACCATCTCAGAAGGTGGGCATCCTTGCTGGCGACCGTATCGTCAGTGTGAACGACTCTACTATCGCTGGTGTGAAGATGGCACGTATCGATATCATGAAGATGCTTCGTGGTAAGAAGGGTACGAAAGTGAAGTTGGGTGTTGTACGTCGTGGTGTGAAAGGTGTGTTGACCTTTGTTGTTACACGTGCTAAGATACCTATTCATACCATCAATGCTTCTTATATGATTCGTCCTAATGTAGGTTATATCCGAATTGAAAGCTTCGGAATGAAGACCCATGACGAGTTTATGTCGGCTGTTGACTCACTGAAAAAGAAAGGAATGAAGACCCTACTTCTGGACCTACAAGACAACGGTGGAGGTTATCTTCAGTCTGCTGTTCAGATATCAAATGAGTTCCTCAAGGACAATGACATGATTGTTTACACCGAAGGACGTCGTGCTCGTCGCCAGAATTTCAAGGCAATTGGCAACGGACGTTTGCAGGATGTAAAGGTTTATGTAATGGTGAACGAGCTTTCGGCTTCGGCTGCTGAGATTGTCACTGGTGCTATTCAAGATAATGACCGTGGAACGGTTGTTGGTCGTAGAACCTTTGGTAAGGGACTTGTACAGCGTCCGTTCGACCTTCCTGATGATAGTATGATTCGTCTGACGATAGCCCATTACTATACGCCAAGCGGTCGTTGTATTCAGAAGCCTTATACAAAGGGCGACCTGAAGGATTATGAGATGGATATCGAGAAACGATTTAAGCATGGTGAGTTGACCAATCCAGACAGTATTCAATTCTCTGATTCTTTGAAGTATTACACCATCCGCAAGCATCGTGTTGTCTATGGTGGCGGTGGTATTATGCCTGATTACTTCGTTCCACTTGATACCGCAAAGTTCACACGTTATCATCGTATGTTGGCAACAAAGAGTATTATCATCAATGCATATTTGAAGTATGCTGATGCGAATCGTCAGACTTTGAAGGCGCAATACAGCTCGTTTGACGCGTTTAATAAGGGTTATGTGGTACCGCAGTCGTTACTCGATGAAATTGTGGCAGAGGGTAAGAAAGAAAAGGTAGAGCCTAAGGATGCTGCCGAATTAAAGGAAACACTTCCTCATATAGCTTTACAACTAAAGGCTCTTACTGCCCGTGATATCTGGGATATGAACGAGTATTTCCGTATATGGAATGAGCAGAGTGATATTGTCACCAAAGCTGTTGAACTTGCTACGGGTAAATAG
- the dprA gene encoding DNA-processing protein DprA, giving the protein MESLNSILLTRLTRFNLSELAELYKRAGSATAVIEHKRDIREILPEASTHLIKALKDVDSLREWAEQELEYDQLHHIEPICMNDERYPQRLKECPDAPILLYYLGNADLNNRHVINIIGTRHCTTYGQDIIRSFVRELKALCPDVLILSGLAYGVDIHAHRAALENGFETIGVLAHGLDDIYPRGHRETALKMIEQGGLLSEYTTHTQPVARNFVQRNRIVAGCADATILVESAAKGGGLITCSIARSYGREVFAFPGSVHSDYSEGCNNLIRDNGAALITSATDFVKAMGWDDDIKLGQAQQRGIERTLFPNLSSEEEAIVRVLAKNNDLQINLLSIQANIPIARLTGLLFTLEMKGVIRAMAGGCYHLLA; this is encoded by the coding sequence ATGGAATCCTTAAACTCAATCTTACTAACCCGACTTACTCGCTTTAATCTCAGCGAACTGGCTGAACTTTACAAGCGAGCTGGCTCTGCTACTGCCGTCATAGAACATAAAAGAGACATCAGAGAGATTCTTCCTGAAGCCTCAACTCATCTTATAAAAGCCTTGAAAGATGTTGACAGCTTGAGAGAATGGGCTGAACAAGAGTTGGAATACGACCAACTGCATCACATTGAGCCTATCTGTATGAATGATGAACGCTATCCACAGCGACTCAAAGAGTGCCCAGATGCACCTATCCTACTCTATTATCTCGGTAATGCAGACCTCAACAATCGACACGTTATCAATATTATCGGTACACGACACTGCACCACCTACGGGCAAGATATCATCCGTTCGTTTGTCAGAGAACTGAAGGCTCTTTGCCCAGACGTACTCATCCTCAGTGGACTGGCTTACGGAGTAGATATCCATGCACACCGAGCAGCCTTAGAGAATGGCTTTGAAACCATCGGAGTATTAGCCCACGGACTCGATGACATTTACCCACGTGGACACAGAGAGACAGCCTTAAAAATGATTGAACAAGGTGGATTGCTGTCGGAATATACCACGCATACGCAGCCTGTTGCCCGCAACTTCGTACAGCGTAACCGTATCGTGGCAGGTTGTGCAGATGCAACAATCCTCGTAGAATCGGCTGCGAAGGGTGGAGGACTTATCACCTGCAGTATCGCTCGTAGCTATGGACGAGAAGTATTTGCCTTCCCTGGCTCTGTTCATTCGGATTATAGCGAGGGCTGTAATAACCTTATTCGTGACAATGGTGCGGCTCTCATCACATCAGCAACAGACTTTGTGAAGGCAATGGGATGGGATGATGATATCAAATTGGGGCAGGCACAACAACGAGGAATTGAACGAACGCTTTTCCCTAATTTGTCTTCAGAAGAGGAAGCAATTGTTCGCGTGCTCGCTAAAAACAATGACTTGCAGATTAATCTCTTGTCTATTCAAGCGAATATTCCTATCGCAAGGCTCACAGGACTCCTCTTTACACTGGAAATGAAAGGGGTAATAAGGGCTATGGCTGGCGGTTGTTATCATCTTTTAGCATAG
- a CDS encoding S26 family signal peptidase gives MIDKEKAALNPKKQWAKFICVLVLYLLFLFWVKSWWGLLVVPFIFDVYITKKIRWQWWKDSEGPIRFVMGWVDALLFALVAVYFINLFFFQNYVIPSSSLEKSLLTGDYLFVSKVSYGPRIPETPLTMPLTQHTLPIINTKSYISWPHWDYRRVKGLGKVQLNDIVVFNFPAGDTIMSEPAYQGNDYYYDVYTMGTNFLAQQNPNINLSAMNTLQQRAFFDKAYATGRAYIVRNVGTFGSLDWRPTDRRENYVKRCVGLPGQTLQIKNKIVYVDGKANKEPEKVLYTYFIKFNNVTASDLLSERYDELRKDLEISDEDVQSLSRLHGYDLSRGYVLNKDILSYDGYMPLTKRAVAELKRQGLIKSMRPVTDKDLYSGLTYPLNGFTGWTRDNYGPVWIPAKGKSVTLTLENLPIYERCIKVYEGNDLQVKGGKIYINGKPANSYTFKLDYYWMMGDNRHNSADSRFWGFVPEDHVVGKPIFIWWSSDPDRKGFGGIRWHRLFNWVDNIK, from the coding sequence ATGATTGATAAAGAAAAAGCAGCCCTTAATCCAAAGAAGCAATGGGCAAAGTTTATTTGTGTTCTCGTTCTCTACCTCCTTTTCCTGTTCTGGGTAAAGAGTTGGTGGGGGTTGTTAGTAGTTCCATTTATCTTTGATGTGTATATCACAAAGAAGATTCGTTGGCAGTGGTGGAAGGATTCTGAAGGTCCTATTCGCTTTGTTATGGGATGGGTTGATGCTCTACTCTTTGCATTGGTAGCAGTGTATTTCATCAATCTTTTCTTCTTCCAGAACTACGTTATTCCTTCTTCTTCCCTTGAGAAGTCGCTCCTCACGGGCGATTACCTCTTTGTGTCGAAGGTAAGCTATGGTCCTCGTATTCCAGAGACACCATTGACAATGCCGCTGACACAGCACACCTTGCCTATTATTAATACTAAGAGCTACATCTCTTGGCCACATTGGGACTACCGTCGTGTGAAGGGTTTGGGTAAGGTACAGCTCAATGATATCGTTGTATTCAACTTCCCTGCAGGTGATACTATCATGAGCGAACCAGCTTATCAGGGCAATGACTACTATTATGATGTCTATACAATGGGTACGAACTTCCTTGCACAACAGAACCCAAATATCAATCTGTCGGCGATGAATACACTTCAGCAGCGTGCTTTCTTTGATAAGGCATACGCTACGGGTAGAGCTTATATCGTCAGAAATGTAGGTACTTTTGGTTCATTAGATTGGCGCCCTACCGACCGTCGTGAGAACTATGTAAAGCGTTGTGTGGGTCTTCCTGGACAGACTTTGCAGATTAAGAATAAGATTGTTTATGTCGATGGAAAGGCAAATAAAGAGCCAGAGAAGGTGCTCTATACCTACTTTATAAAATTCAATAACGTCACTGCTTCCGACCTTCTTAGTGAGCGTTATGACGAACTTCGTAAGGATTTGGAGATTAGTGATGAGGATGTACAGAGCCTTAGCCGCCTACATGGATATGACTTGAGCCGAGGTTATGTGCTTAATAAGGATATTCTGTCTTATGATGGTTATATGCCATTGACCAAACGAGCCGTTGCAGAGCTGAAACGTCAGGGACTCATTAAGTCTATGCGTCCTGTAACTGATAAGGACCTCTACTCTGGTCTAACCTATCCTCTCAATGGTTTTACAGGATGGACACGCGATAACTATGGTCCAGTATGGATTCCTGCAAAGGGTAAGTCGGTTACATTGACATTAGAGAATCTCCCTATTTATGAGCGTTGTATCAAGGTTTACGAGGGCAACGACTTGCAGGTGAAGGGCGGAAAGATATATATTAATGGTAAGCCAGCAAATAGCTACACCTTTAAGTTGGACTACTATTGGATGATGGGTGATAACCGTCACAACTCTGCCGACAGCCGTTTTTGGGGCTTTGTACCAGAGGATCACGTTGTAGGTAAGCCAATCTTCATCTGGTGGTCAAGCGATCCAGACCGTAAGGGCTTCGGTGGTATCCGCTGGCACAGACTGTTTAACTGGGTGGATAATATAAAGTAG
- a CDS encoding DUF4252 domain-containing protein, with protein sequence MKTTIFTIAFAVAILCSSCTVKANPTTLITQPKNDEVESIIKEFKSGDNVTYVNLPKTLIKLGLKAANDKTANALAEQIDGLQILTFEKADQKTKDGLYNRISKLESKGYEPMVKANEDGEKVRIFIKGNEKEVQSLVVFAMDKEECSLINIVGHINPANIDDIVKSQTK encoded by the coding sequence ATGAAAACAACAATCTTTACTATCGCATTCGCTGTAGCCATTCTATGCTCAAGCTGCACCGTAAAAGCCAACCCAACGACGCTCATCACACAGCCTAAGAATGATGAGGTAGAGTCTATTATCAAAGAGTTTAAGAGTGGAGACAACGTTACTTACGTCAACTTGCCTAAGACACTCATAAAGCTTGGACTGAAGGCTGCCAACGACAAGACTGCTAATGCACTCGCTGAGCAAATCGACGGACTCCAAATTTTAACTTTCGAAAAGGCTGATCAAAAGACAAAAGACGGCTTATACAACCGTATCAGTAAGTTGGAATCAAAGGGATATGAGCCTATGGTAAAGGCAAATGAGGACGGCGAAAAGGTCAGAATATTCATTAAAGGCAACGAGAAGGAAGTGCAGAGTCTTGTTGTCTTCGCTATGGACAAAGAAGAATGTTCACTCATCAATATTGTAGGACACATCAATCCAGCTAACATTGATGATATCGTAAAGTCACAAACCAAGTAA
- the coaD gene encoding pantetheine-phosphate adenylyltransferase, translated as MKIGIFVGSFDPFTIGHDSIVRRSLPLFDKVVIGVGVNERKQYMLSTEERTERIARLYANEPKIEVKAYSDLTIDFAQREGAEYIIKGVRSVKDFEYEREQADINRRLSRIETILFYAEPQLESISSSVVRELKNFGRDITEFLPKGY; from the coding sequence ATGAAAATAGGTATATTTGTTGGAAGCTTTGATCCATTTACAATAGGGCACGACTCTATTGTACGCCGCTCCTTGCCCCTCTTTGACAAGGTGGTGATTGGTGTTGGCGTCAATGAGCGGAAGCAGTATATGCTCAGTACGGAGGAACGGACCGAACGTATAGCACGACTCTATGCTAACGAGCCAAAGATTGAAGTAAAGGCATACAGCGACCTCACCATAGACTTTGCACAAAGAGAGGGAGCCGAATATATCATTAAGGGTGTACGTAGCGTAAAAGACTTCGAATATGAGCGTGAACAAGCCGACATCAACCGACGCTTGAGCCGTATTGAAACCATCTTATTCTACGCTGAACCACAATTAGAAAGTATCAGCTCAAGCGTTGTAAGAGAGCTGAAAAACTTTGGAAGAGACATCACTGAGTTCCTACCAAAGGGATATTAA
- a CDS encoding acyl-CoA thioesterase, with amino-acid sequence MEKKKYIFETRLDVRDYECDIQGIVNNANYLHYTEHTRHRFLKSLGVSFSELHAKGVDAVVARMQLTYKVPFTCDDEIISRMSLKKNGLRWVFSHDLFRASDERLCFHADVDLVTLINGKLGSSKEYDEAFARVL; translated from the coding sequence ATGGAAAAGAAGAAATACATTTTTGAGACAAGACTGGATGTTCGCGACTATGAATGTGACATCCAAGGTATCGTAAACAATGCAAACTACCTGCATTACACCGAACATACACGCCATAGATTCCTTAAATCATTGGGTGTTAGTTTCTCTGAACTGCACGCAAAAGGCGTTGATGCTGTTGTTGCACGAATGCAACTCACATATAAAGTACCGTTTACTTGTGATGACGAGATTATCTCACGTATGTCATTAAAGAAGAATGGACTACGCTGGGTGTTCTCTCACGACCTCTTCCGTGCCAGTGACGAACGCCTTTGCTTCCATGCAGATGTAGACCTTGTGACGCTCATCAATGGTAAATTAGGCAGTAGCAAGGAATACGATGAAGCGTTTGCAAGAGTATTGTAA
- the dapB gene encoding 4-hydroxy-tetrahydrodipicolinate reductase has protein sequence MKIALIGYGKMGRMIEQIALERGHEIVSIIDVDNIEDFDSPAFASADVAIEFTNPTAAFANYQRAFAHNVKVVSGSTGWMQEHKAEVERLCTEGGQTLFWASNFSIGVAIFSAVNRYLAKIMNGFPQYSVEMEEVHHVHKLDAPSGTAITLAEEIINDLDRKDKWVKGFQHAADGTESGSNEVAANELPIASIRRDEVPGIHSISYDSEADKITITHDAHSRKGFALGAVLAAEYTKDHTGLLTTSDLFKF, from the coding sequence ATGAAAATAGCATTGATAGGCTACGGCAAGATGGGGCGTATGATAGAACAGATAGCCCTTGAGCGTGGCCACGAAATCGTAAGTATTATTGATGTTGACAATATAGAGGACTTTGATTCTCCCGCATTTGCATCGGCTGATGTAGCCATAGAGTTTACGAATCCTACGGCTGCTTTTGCTAATTATCAGCGTGCCTTTGCACATAATGTGAAGGTTGTCAGCGGCTCTACAGGCTGGATGCAGGAGCATAAGGCTGAGGTTGAGCGTTTGTGTACAGAAGGTGGACAAACTTTGTTTTGGGCAAGTAACTTCTCAATTGGCGTTGCTATTTTCTCTGCTGTCAACCGTTACTTAGCAAAGATAATGAATGGTTTCCCACAGTATAGCGTTGAGATGGAGGAAGTTCACCATGTTCACAAGCTCGATGCACCATCGGGAACAGCCATAACCCTTGCAGAAGAGATCATCAATGACCTTGATCGCAAAGACAAGTGGGTAAAGGGTTTCCAGCATGCAGCTGATGGCACGGAGTCTGGTAGCAATGAGGTTGCTGCCAATGAGTTGCCTATCGCATCTATCCGTCGCGACGAAGTGCCTGGTATTCATAGTATCAGTTATGACTCTGAGGCCGATAAGATTACGATTACTCACGATGCTCACAGCCGTAAGGGCTTTGCTCTCGGTGCTGTCTTAGCAGCAGAATACACCAAAGATCACACTGGTTTGCTTACAACAAGCGATTTATTTAAGTTTTAA
- a CDS encoding DUF4252 domain-containing protein — protein MKRIIIIGILTLCTLSASAQSVKGLIEQYRHEKNVIHLHITPALMSFLKVLAKSHSDDSKALKAVSSFRILVFDDCDSIVKSRFRNTVQTFHPKGYTPIIYNKQADETNYVYLKEKKGCIREVLILAIDKQDGAIVRIKGKISPNDVDSVVKESTNKKNLKSYKL, from the coding sequence ATGAAACGGATTATCATCATAGGCATCCTTACTCTCTGTACATTATCAGCCTCAGCGCAGAGCGTAAAAGGGCTGATTGAGCAATATAGGCACGAGAAAAACGTTATTCACCTTCATATAACACCTGCCTTAATGTCGTTCTTGAAGGTGCTTGCTAAAAGCCATTCGGACGATTCCAAGGCTCTGAAAGCGGTATCATCCTTTCGTATACTTGTCTTTGACGACTGTGATTCGATTGTAAAAAGTCGTTTTAGAAACACGGTTCAGACCTTCCATCCTAAGGGATATACGCCAATCATCTACAATAAGCAGGCAGATGAGACTAATTATGTTTACCTCAAAGAAAAGAAAGGGTGCATTCGTGAAGTGCTCATTCTTGCTATTGACAAACAAGATGGCGCCATTGTGCGGATTAAGGGTAAGATAAGTCCTAACGATGTCGACTCTGTTGTGAAAGAAAGTACCAACAAGAAGAATCTGAAAAGCTATAAGTTATAG
- a CDS encoding RNA polymerase sigma factor encodes MQASEFKQLFLPCHRKLFSVAYRLMSNAQAAEDMVQETFLKLWIQRDKMGMVDNPEAYSITVLRRIFYDKIRAGHLQEVDKDVGSLQITSSQNISIQLEQADEYQRVRQLITHLPEPQAKIMLMRDVEDRSFEEISIETGLTEVNVRSILSRARKKIREQIKAMRYDKD; translated from the coding sequence ATGCAAGCAAGCGAATTCAAACAGCTATTCCTTCCTTGCCATCGGAAACTCTTTTCGGTGGCATATAGGCTGATGAGCAACGCGCAAGCTGCTGAGGATATGGTGCAAGAGACCTTCTTAAAGCTCTGGATACAGCGTGATAAGATGGGAATGGTGGACAATCCTGAGGCTTATAGTATAACAGTACTACGCCGAATCTTCTATGACAAAATAAGAGCAGGACACCTTCAAGAAGTCGACAAAGATGTGGGAAGCCTACAAATCACCTCATCACAGAACATAAGTATACAATTAGAGCAGGCTGACGAATATCAACGAGTAAGACAGTTAATTACCCATCTGCCCGAACCACAAGCTAAAATCATGCTGATGCGTGATGTTGAAGACCGTAGTTTTGAGGAAATCAGCATCGAAACAGGGCTTACGGAGGTGAATGTAAGAAGTATTCTCAGCCGAGCCCGAAAGAAGATTAGAGAACAGATAAAAGCAATGAGATATGATAAAGACTGA
- the ybeY gene encoding rRNA maturation RNase YbeY yields the protein MITYSAEGVKMPKIKKREITRWIKAVAATHGRKVGEIGYMFVDDEKILEVNNEYLGHDYYTDIITFDYDEDDVLNGDLVISLDTVRTNAELFKKSYEDELNRVIIHGILHLCGIDDKGPGEREIMEENENKALALLKEMSGE from the coding sequence ATGATAACATATAGTGCTGAAGGCGTTAAGATGCCTAAAATCAAGAAGCGAGAGATTACTCGTTGGATTAAAGCAGTTGCTGCAACCCATGGACGAAAGGTTGGAGAAATTGGTTATATGTTCGTAGATGACGAGAAGATTCTCGAAGTAAACAACGAGTATTTAGGACATGATTACTACACGGATATCATCACTTTCGACTATGATGAGGATGACGTACTCAATGGCGACCTCGTTATCTCGCTTGACACGGTCCGCACTAATGCCGAACTTTTCAAGAAGTCATACGAAGACGAGCTTAACCGAGTTATCATTCATGGTATCCTTCACCTCTGTGGTATCGACGACAAGGGTCCTGGTGAACGTGAGATTATGGAAGAAAATGAAAATAAAGCTCTCGCTCTATTAAAGGAAATGAGTGGCGAATAA
- a CDS encoding DUF4252 domain-containing protein translates to MKRIILTLCMTMIACITAFAQKALFDKYSETDGVSTVYISRNMMRMMGNVKAGNKDISKIASRLDYLQILSCERPSLIPSIKKSAQSIFNQQKYSIVMQVNEGSEHTTIYERHYPNGKNEFALLAIERNEITIINLLGNISLQDIQGIAGGK, encoded by the coding sequence ATGAAGAGAATTATTTTAACGCTTTGTATGACTATGATAGCCTGTATAACGGCATTCGCTCAAAAGGCATTGTTCGATAAATACAGCGAAACAGATGGTGTCTCTACCGTCTATATATCGCGTAATATGATGCGTATGATGGGAAATGTGAAAGCAGGTAACAAGGATATTAGTAAGATTGCCAGCCGTCTCGACTATCTGCAGATACTCTCCTGCGAGCGTCCTTCACTGATTCCTTCTATCAAGAAGTCTGCCCAAAGCATCTTCAATCAACAAAAGTATTCGATTGTAATGCAAGTCAATGAGGGGAGCGAACATACTACTATCTACGAGCGGCATTACCCGAATGGAAAGAACGAGTTTGCCCTGCTTGCCATAGAACGCAACGAAATAACAATTATCAACCTACTTGGTAATATCTCACTACAGGATATTCAAGGAATAGCTGGTGGAAAATAA
- a CDS encoding DUF2851 family protein, translating to MEQLIHYVWKHKLFPLTELKTTDGQEVEVIDAGLHNHNAGPDFFNAKVKIGGTLWVGNVEIHDRASDWFLHRHDRDPNYNNVILHVAESIDVDVKTREGDYPPQMRLQVPTDVREHYEELLTTDEYPACYRIIPSLSKLMVHSWMSALQTERLEQKTEAIAQRVKDCDGSWEAAYFVTLARNYGFGINGDAFETWAKLIPLQSIAHHRDNLMQIEAFFLGQAGLLDIAAIPERYQQQALNDRYFTELKSEYQYLAHKFSLQAMDATQWRFLRLRPQNFPHIRIAQLARLYYEQRAGLSQLLECESVKQVRELLATQVTRYWETHYVFGEESAKSEKKLSTGSLNLLIINTVAPILFAYGKHKNAEKYCERAFDFLEALKAEDNHIVRMWKEVGLMVETAGDSQALIQLKKEYCDRKDCLRCRIGYEYLKGKSSLKG from the coding sequence ATGGAGCAACTCATCCATTACGTATGGAAACACAAGCTGTTTCCGTTGACAGAACTTAAGACTACTGACGGACAGGAGGTGGAAGTCATTGACGCTGGACTACATAATCATAACGCTGGCCCAGACTTCTTCAATGCAAAGGTGAAGATTGGCGGTACGCTATGGGTGGGTAATGTGGAAATACACGATCGTGCGTCCGACTGGTTTCTACACAGACACGACCGCGACCCAAACTATAACAATGTTATCCTGCATGTGGCTGAGTCTATCGACGTTGATGTTAAGACACGAGAGGGCGATTATCCGCCACAGATGCGACTGCAAGTGCCAACAGATGTGCGAGAACATTACGAAGAACTGCTCACAACGGATGAATATCCAGCTTGTTATCGTATCATTCCAAGTCTGTCAAAACTAATGGTCCATTCATGGATGAGTGCCTTACAGACTGAAAGGTTGGAACAGAAGACAGAGGCGATAGCCCAACGAGTGAAAGACTGTGACGGTTCTTGGGAAGCTGCCTACTTCGTAACGCTTGCCCGCAACTATGGTTTCGGTATCAATGGCGATGCCTTCGAGACATGGGCAAAACTGATTCCGCTGCAGAGCATAGCCCATCATCGGGACAATCTTATGCAGATTGAAGCCTTCTTCTTGGGGCAGGCTGGATTGTTAGATATAGCAGCTATCCCAGAACGATACCAACAGCAGGCACTGAACGATCGCTATTTCACAGAGCTGAAAAGCGAATATCAGTACTTAGCACATAAGTTCAGTCTACAAGCGATGGATGCTACTCAATGGCGTTTCCTTCGCTTACGACCACAGAACTTTCCGCATATCCGCATCGCACAACTCGCTCGACTCTACTATGAACAGCGGGCAGGATTGTCGCAATTGTTGGAATGTGAGAGCGTAAAGCAGGTGCGCGAACTATTAGCAACACAGGTAACACGCTACTGGGAAACGCATTATGTCTTTGGAGAAGAGAGTGCTAAGAGTGAGAAGAAACTATCAACAGGATCATTGAATCTGCTGATTATCAACACCGTTGCACCTATCCTCTTCGCTTACGGCAAACACAAGAACGCTGAAAAGTACTGTGAACGTGCCTTCGACTTCCTCGAAGCGTTAAAAGCAGAGGATAATCACATCGTTAGGATGTGGAAAGAAGTGGGGTTAATGGTTGAAACAGCGGGCGATTCGCAAGCCCTTATACAACTAAAGAAGGAGTATTGCGACCGAAAAGATTGCCTGCGTTGCAGGATTGGTTACGAATATTTGAAGGGAAAATCATCATTAAAGGGTTAG